In Coraliomargarita parva, the genomic stretch GTCGGCACAATCGAACCGGGCACCGCGGTGACCCGGTAAAGCGTAAAAGCACCCCCCGTCTCGGCGGAGGTCAGTAAAAAAGCGGTATCCGTCCCCATAACAGGATAGGAGTCCGCCGTAGCATGAGAAACTTTGGTAGCCAGCATAGTAAGACGATCGGTAGATAGATCGCCCGGACAAGAACACCCGAGCGATGCTGACGTTCTTTGACACAGTTATCAAATTAGACAAGCCAGCGTTTATTCAAAAATAAAAAAAACAGCCCGGACACATCCCGGGCCCACGCCCGACAATCACCCGACCAAGCCAAGAACCTCGCTCCCGACGGCATCACACAACAGGCGCCCCTCCAAGGTCAGCCGAATGCGACTCCCCTCACACACCAACAGGCCCTCCGACTCAAGACGCGACCAGAGCGCCTCCAGAGCCCGCCCCTCTGCCGCCGGATAGCGCGCTTGCAATACCGCCAAATCCACACCGGCGTTCATGCGCAAGCCAAAGACGATCGCATCGGCATAGAGTATCGAGTCATCCAGCGCGACCACCTCCTCGCGCGCAGGCCGACCGGCCTCCACCGAAGACGCCCATAGATCCAGGTTCGCAGGTCGCTGGTAGCGTTCCCCCGAGAACTGACTCGCAGCGGACGGTCCGCAACCGATCCACTCCTGCATGCGCCAAGTATTTATATTATGAATACATTCTGAGCCGGGCTTCGCGAAATTCGAGATCTCATACTGAGCGTAGCCCAACGCTTCCAGCCACTCCCAGCCTTTCCGGTAGAACATCAATTCACGATCCTCATCAATGCACACCTTCCCCTCGGAAAGCTTCACATAGAGCGCGGTATCCTCCTCAAAGGTCAGACAGTAGGTGGACAGGTGATCGGGACCGAGACGTGCCGCCTCCCGGATCGCCGCTTCCCATTGGTCCAGCGTCTGGTTTGGTATGGCAAACATCAGGTCCAGATTCGTCCGCTCAAACCCGGCAGCCTGCACCAGATCCCAAGCCTTATAGATCTGATTCGGGCGGTGCAACCTCCCCAGCGACGCAAGCAGGTCCGCATCAAAGCTCTGCACCCCCATGGAAATACGGGTCACCCCGAGATCGCGCAGCACCCGAAGCTTGTCCGCCTTGACCGTCGAAGGCGCCATCTCGATCGTCCACTCCTGCGGCGCCCGCGGCAGACGCGCCAGCATGGATCGTCCCAAACGCTCCAAATCGGCCGCCGCCAACAAGCCCGGCGTACCGCCGCCCCAAAAGACCGTTTCCACGACACGCCCCTCAGGCAGACCGGCAAACTCCATTTCCATCGCGGCAAGATAGCGTTCAAGGTCGCCCCTGCGCGGCTTTTCCTGATAGAAGGCACAAAAATCACAGGTGGACGCACAAAACGGGACATGGCAGTACAATCCGAGCGCGGTCGACGCCGGAACCTCATTCAATCGCGCTTTTACTTGCGGGTCCATACCGAGGCGCCTACCTTCCGAGAGAATCCATGAAAGCCAAGCGCATTTTCCTTCTCGCCCTCACTTCAAGCCTACTGCTCACCTCCGCCTGCAGCGTCCGAATGGCCAACATGACGCCGGCAACCGTGCCGTCGAACCCCTCCGGGCTCTACACCCTCACCCTCAAGGCGGACATCGCCAACAAGGCAATCGATCCACGCACCCTGGTCGCCTACGTCGTCATTGACGACGAAAAACACATGATGAGCCGCAGCGAGCTGGGCGGCGCCTTTTTTGACTACGATTACGATATCCCCGACACGCGCACGAACGCCCGCTTTTACTACATCGTCAACTACCGCCTCAAGACACTCAACGGCGAACCTGGAGAGCTCAGGGAGCTCATTTCCCAG encodes the following:
- the hemW gene encoding radical SAM family heme chaperone HemW; the encoded protein is MDPQVKARLNEVPASTALGLYCHVPFCASTCDFCAFYQEKPRRGDLERYLAAMEMEFAGLPEGRVVETVFWGGGTPGLLAAADLERLGRSMLARLPRAPQEWTIEMAPSTVKADKLRVLRDLGVTRISMGVQSFDADLLASLGRLHRPNQIYKAWDLVQAAGFERTNLDLMFAIPNQTLDQWEAAIREAARLGPDHLSTYCLTFEEDTALYVKLSEGKVCIDEDRELMFYRKGWEWLEALGYAQYEISNFAKPGSECIHNINTWRMQEWIGCGPSAASQFSGERYQRPANLDLWASSVEAGRPAREEVVALDDSILYADAIVFGLRMNAGVDLAVLQARYPAAEGRALEALWSRLESEGLLVCEGSRIRLTLEGRLLCDAVGSEVLGLVG